One window of Quercus robur chromosome 5, dhQueRobu3.1, whole genome shotgun sequence genomic DNA carries:
- the LOC126726169 gene encoding uncharacterized protein LOC126726169, with protein sequence MTSNSCCLLLNFPVQVRSLTNYTSNNKNFPFLRLTNPSSLRLQPPPISAPQSKATSAAMEADQSTTTNTSTSTSSSGSCPPMNLLFVEMGVGYDQHGQDITAAAMRACRDAISSNSIPAFRRGSIPGVTFDQMKLQIKLGVPHSLQQSLDIERVKSVFPYGKIVKFEVVDGGLICSSGVHVEEMGDKNDDCYIVNAAVYVGY encoded by the exons ATGACTTCCAACTCCTGCTGCTTACTCCTAAATTTCCCAGTTCAAGTTCGTTCGCTCACTAATTACACTTCCAATAATAAGAATTTCCCATTTCTCCGTCTCACAAACCCATCCTCTCTCCGACTCCAACCTCCTCCAATTTCAGCTCCTCAATCCAAAGCCACATCGGCAGCCATGGAAGCCGACCAAAgtaccaccaccaacaccagcACAAGCACAAGCAGCAGCGGCTCTTGCCCACCCATGAATCTCTTGTTCGTGGAAATGGGTGTGGGCTACGATCAACATGG GCAAGACATTACGGCTGCGGCTATGCGGGCATGCAGGGATGCCATCTCTTCCAACTCGATTCCGGCTTTTCGAAGAG GGTCCATTCCAGGTGTTACATTCGATCAGATGAAACTACAGATTAAGCTGGGAGTCCCTCATTCTCTCCAGCAATCCTTGGATATTGAGAGGGTCAAGTCTGTCTTTCCTTA TgggaaaattgtgaaatttgaaGTTGTGGATGGTGGACTTATATGCTCAAGTGGTGTTCATGTGGAAGAAATGGGCGACAAGAATGATGACTGTTACATAGTGAATGCTGCAGTATATGTTGGCTACTAG